The Mixta hanseatica genome includes a region encoding these proteins:
- the icd gene encoding NADP-dependent isocitrate dehydrogenase: protein MESKVVVPAEGQKITLDDQGKLVVPANPIIPYIEGDGIGVDVSPVMIKVVDAAVKKAYNGERKISWMEIYTGEKSTQVYGQDVWLPEETLDLIKDYRVAIKGPLTTPVGGGIRSLNVALRQQLDLYICLRPVRYYQGTPSPVKRPQDTDMVIFRENSEDIYAGIEWKAGTPEADKVIKFLQDEMGVTKIRFPQQCGIGVKPCSEEGTKRLVRAAIEYAITNDRDSVTLVHKGNIMKFTEGAFKDWGYQLAREEFGGELIDGGPWVKIKNPNSGKEIVIKDVIADAFLQQILLRPAEYDVIACMNLNGDYISDALAAQVGGIGIAPGANIGDECALFEATHGTAPKYAGQDKVNPGSVILSAEMMLRHMQWFEAADLIVKGMEGAIAAKTVTYDFERLMEGAKLLKCSEFGDAIINNM from the coding sequence ATGGAAAGCAAAGTAGTTGTTCCGGCGGAAGGTCAGAAAATCACTCTCGACGATCAGGGAAAACTGGTTGTTCCCGCTAATCCGATCATCCCTTATATCGAGGGTGATGGCATTGGCGTAGACGTTTCTCCCGTCATGATCAAAGTGGTTGATGCCGCTGTGAAAAAAGCCTACAACGGCGAGCGAAAAATTTCCTGGATGGAAATTTACACCGGTGAGAAATCCACGCAGGTGTATGGTCAGGATGTCTGGCTGCCGGAGGAAACCCTTGACCTGATTAAGGATTACCGTGTTGCCATCAAAGGTCCGTTAACCACGCCGGTTGGCGGCGGTATCCGCTCTCTGAACGTTGCGCTGCGTCAGCAGTTGGACCTGTACATCTGCCTGCGTCCGGTTCGCTACTATCAGGGCACGCCAAGCCCGGTTAAGCGTCCGCAGGATACTGATATGGTCATCTTCCGTGAAAACAGCGAAGACATCTATGCCGGTATCGAGTGGAAGGCAGGTACGCCGGAAGCGGATAAAGTGATCAAGTTCCTGCAGGACGAGATGGGCGTAACGAAAATCCGTTTCCCGCAGCAGTGCGGCATCGGCGTGAAGCCTTGCTCTGAAGAGGGTACTAAGCGTCTGGTTCGCGCGGCGATTGAATATGCCATTACCAACGACCGCGATTCCGTGACGCTGGTACATAAAGGCAACATTATGAAATTCACCGAAGGTGCCTTTAAAGATTGGGGCTACCAGCTGGCGCGTGAAGAGTTCGGCGGCGAACTGATTGACGGCGGTCCGTGGGTGAAAATCAAGAACCCGAACAGCGGCAAAGAGATCGTTATCAAAGACGTAATCGCTGACGCCTTCCTGCAGCAGATCCTGCTGCGTCCGGCTGAATATGACGTTATCGCCTGTATGAACCTGAACGGTGACTACATTTCCGACGCCCTGGCGGCGCAGGTTGGCGGTATCGGTATCGCACCGGGCGCGAACATCGGCGACGAGTGCGCGCTGTTCGAAGCGACGCACGGCACTGCGCCGAAGTATGCGGGCCAGGACAAAGTGAACCCAGGTTCCGTTATTCTTTCCGCTGAGATGATGCTGCGCCACATGCAGTGGTTCGAAGCCGCAGACCTGATTGTTAAAGGCATGGAAGGCGCGATCGCCGCGAAAACCGTGACCTATGACTTCGAACGTCTGATGGAAGGCGCTAAGCTGCTGAAATGTTCAGAGTTTGGCGACGCGATTATCAACAATATGTAA